The following are from one region of the Flavobacteriales bacterium genome:
- a CDS encoding aminotransferase class V-fold PLP-dependent enzyme, with the protein MDQSRRKFLRNSTRAIGGLGLLSLSDFSQAAASLPPSAFTGEDDFWSWVRHSYTVSSNVINLNNGGVSPQPKVVQEVFESYNRLSNEAPSFYMWRVLDKGREDVRRDLATLAGVSAEEISINRNATEALDIAIFGVALSKGDEVIVTNYDYPNMRNAWLQREQREEIKLVWIDIPIGMDDTESIVKLYTDAITKKTKIIHLTHLINWTGHILPAKRICEEAHKHNIEVIMDAAHSFAHIEMNFRDIGCDYAGTSLHKWLCAPFGTGMLYVKKEKIAKLWPIMPNDKPQGDDIRKFEALGTRSFPAEMAVGRAIDFHNSIGSKRKEERLRMLKNYWVNKVKQHPKIKFYSPLSDHASCAIATVGIEGKKHSDIEGFLMDKYNIHCVAIEWQKVNGVRITPHVYTSLADLDKLVEGLLKFADS; encoded by the coding sequence ATGGATCAATCACGCAGAAAATTTCTTCGCAATTCTACCCGCGCTATTGGCGGACTCGGATTACTTTCACTCAGCGATTTTAGTCAAGCCGCAGCCAGTTTACCTCCTTCCGCTTTCACAGGTGAAGACGATTTCTGGTCCTGGGTACGTCATTCCTACACCGTTTCGAGCAATGTCATTAACCTCAATAACGGAGGAGTGAGTCCGCAACCCAAAGTAGTGCAGGAAGTATTTGAAAGCTATAACCGCTTGTCGAACGAAGCACCTTCGTTTTACATGTGGAGAGTGCTCGATAAAGGAAGAGAAGATGTCCGCCGCGACCTTGCCACTTTAGCCGGTGTAAGTGCTGAAGAAATATCGATTAACCGTAATGCAACCGAGGCTCTGGATATTGCCATTTTCGGTGTGGCCTTAAGTAAAGGAGATGAAGTGATAGTTACCAATTACGATTATCCCAATATGCGCAATGCATGGTTACAGCGCGAACAGCGGGAAGAAATAAAATTGGTGTGGATAGATATTCCGATTGGAATGGACGATACCGAAAGCATCGTAAAACTATATACCGATGCCATTACCAAAAAAACAAAAATTATACATCTCACGCATCTGATCAACTGGACGGGACATATCCTTCCCGCCAAACGCATTTGTGAAGAGGCACATAAACACAACATTGAAGTGATTATGGATGCAGCCCATTCCTTTGCGCACATCGAAATGAATTTTCGCGATATCGGATGCGATTATGCGGGAACCAGTTTACACAAATGGTTATGCGCTCCGTTCGGAACAGGAATGCTCTACGTGAAAAAAGAAAAAATTGCCAAACTCTGGCCCATTATGCCAAATGATAAACCACAGGGTGATGACATCCGAAAATTTGAAGCACTGGGCACCCGTTCTTTCCCTGCTGAAATGGCGGTTGGCAGAGCAATTGATTTTCATAACAGCATTGGAAGCAAACGCAAAGAAGAACGATTGCGCATGCTAAAAAATTACTGGGTGAACAAAGTAAAACAACATCCGAAAATAAAATTCTATTCACCCTTGAGCGATCACGCATCATGCGCCATTGCAACGGTTGGTATTGAGGGCAAAAAGCACAGCGACATCGAAGGTTTTCTGATGGACAAATACAACATTCACTGCGTGGCTATTGAATGGCAAAAAGTAAATGGCGTACGCATTACTCCGCACGTGTAT
- a CDS encoding PrsW family intramembrane metalloprotease has translation MVFVLNSIGAFFIAFIWLYYLRRLDVFHPEKWWALIATFLIGMCTPYFVLVAGPYIDETGFTLNGDILNDFLYSVFGIGFVEETAKIFPILLMMGIIKIADEPIDYIVFASASAIGFATTENILYFQQYGSDIMITRSLLSGLGHILDTSIVAYGFVVYKFRPNINPILHFLFFLLMAALTHGLYDFFLINSSFEGIGFFLTLFCYFIFVEIWSTINNNCLNNSPHFNKKIVIDSEKLQRELFILFGILLAYQVFCVYLQEDLRLQFKGIPFDFVLMGIVAFIVVIRISRFKLVPGRWIPVRIRLPFKINNDEFGGLRLQVRGESFNEIHINQYLGKEVLLCAANPFKTKLGKPLEAYIDDKLFLLYDTTYFQARLKEPIPFSEYENQVILLKPKTGGITSFRNNEPIAYLLLIKKDHIISHQDPPKAFGLLETIVIREK, from the coding sequence ATGGTATTTGTCCTCAATAGCATCGGCGCTTTTTTCATTGCCTTTATCTGGTTGTATTATTTACGTCGACTCGATGTTTTTCACCCTGAAAAATGGTGGGCGCTTATAGCAACTTTCCTCATCGGAATGTGTACACCTTATTTTGTTTTAGTGGCGGGACCCTATATCGACGAAACGGGTTTTACGCTGAACGGCGACATCCTCAACGATTTTTTATACTCTGTTTTTGGAATTGGTTTTGTGGAAGAAACTGCAAAAATTTTTCCGATTCTTTTAATGATGGGAATTATAAAAATTGCCGACGAGCCCATTGACTATATCGTATTTGCCAGTGCATCTGCCATAGGATTTGCCACCACAGAAAATATTTTATACTTCCAGCAATACGGAAGCGATATTATGATTACACGATCCTTGTTATCGGGATTGGGACATATTCTCGATACTTCCATTGTTGCCTACGGTTTTGTGGTTTATAAATTCCGTCCGAACATTAATCCCATTCTTCACTTTTTATTTTTCCTGCTCATGGCTGCCTTAACCCATGGCTTGTACGACTTCTTCCTTATTAACTCCAGCTTCGAAGGCATTGGATTTTTCCTCACCTTGTTTTGCTATTTCATATTTGTAGAAATATGGTCCACCATCAACAACAACTGCTTAAACAACTCACCCCATTTCAATAAAAAAATTGTAATCGATTCCGAAAAACTTCAGCGCGAACTTTTTATTCTGTTCGGGATTCTATTGGCCTATCAGGTGTTCTGTGTTTACCTGCAGGAAGATTTACGATTGCAGTTCAAAGGCATACCCTTCGATTTTGTATTGATGGGAATTGTAGCTTTTATTGTAGTCATTCGGATCAGCCGGTTTAAACTTGTGCCGGGAAGATGGATTCCCGTTCGTATCCGGCTTCCTTTTAAAATTAATAATGATGAATTCGGCGGATTGCGATTGCAGGTTCGCGGTGAGAGTTTTAATGAAATTCACATTAACCAATACCTTGGAAAAGAAGTCCTGTTATGCGCTGCCAATCCCTTTAAAACCAAATTAGGAAAACCACTGGAAGCCTATATTGACGATAAATTATTTCTGTTGTACGACACCACTTATTTCCAGGCGCGATTGAAAGAACCGATTCCATTTTCGGAATACGAGAATCAGGTTATTCTGTTGAAACCAAAAACCGGCGGTATAACCTCGTTCCGAAACAATGAACCGATTGCGTATCTCTTGCTGATTAAAAAAGATCACATTATTTCTCATCAGGATCCACCCAAGGCCTTTGGATTACTGGAGACCATTGTTATTCGCGAAAAATAA